One part of the Marmota flaviventris isolate mMarFla1 chromosome 4, mMarFla1.hap1, whole genome shotgun sequence genome encodes these proteins:
- the Smndc1 gene encoding survival of motor neuron-related-splicing factor 30 isoform X2, whose protein sequence is MEVIELTKDLLSTQPSETLASSDSFASAQPTHSWKVGDKCMAIWSEDGQCYEAEIEEIDEENGTAAITFAGYGNAEVTPLLNLKPVEEGRKAKEDSGNKPMSKKEMIAQQREYKKKKALKKAQRIKELEQEREDQKVKWQQFNNRAYSKNKKGQVKRSIFASPESVTGKVGVGTCGIADKPMTQYQDTSKYNVRHLMPQ, encoded by the exons ATG GAAGTTATAGAACTAACCAAAGACCTCCTGTCAACTCAACCATCAGAAACTCTTGCAAGTTCAGATAGTTTTGCTTCTGCTCAGCCCACTCATTCATGGAAAGTCGGAGACAAGTGTATGGCAATCTGGAGTGAAGATGGACA GTGTTACGAAGCGGAGATCGAGgagatagatgaagaaaatggcaCCGCTGCAATTACCTTTGCTGGTTATGGCAATGCTGAAGTGACTCCACTGTTGAACCTGAAGCCtgtagaagaaggaaggaaggcaaagGAGGACAGTGGGAATAAACCCATGTCAAA AAAGGAAATGATTGCCCAGCAGCGTgaatacaaaaagaagaaagcttTGAAAAAAGCACAGAGAATAAAAGAACTTGAACAGGAAAGAGAGGACCAGAAGGTGAAATGGCAACAATTCAACAACAGAGcctattctaaaaacaaaaaaggccag GTAAAGAGGAGTATTTTTGCTTCACCTGAGAGTGTTACTGGCAAAGTTGGAGTAGGAACTTGTGGAATTGCTGATAAACCTATGACACAGTATCAAGATACCTCTAAATACAATGTCAGGCATTTGATGCCTCAATAA
- the Smndc1 gene encoding survival of motor neuron-related-splicing factor 30 isoform X1 produces MSEDLAKQLASYKAQLQQVEAALSGNGENEDLLKLKKDLQEVIELTKDLLSTQPSETLASSDSFASAQPTHSWKVGDKCMAIWSEDGQCYEAEIEEIDEENGTAAITFAGYGNAEVTPLLNLKPVEEGRKAKEDSGNKPMSKKEMIAQQREYKKKKALKKAQRIKELEQEREDQKVKWQQFNNRAYSKNKKGQVKRSIFASPESVTGKVGVGTCGIADKPMTQYQDTSKYNVRHLMPQ; encoded by the exons ATGTCAGAGGATCTAGCAAAACAGCTGGCAAGCTACAAAGCTCAACTCCAGCAAGTAGAAGCTGCATTatctggaaatggagaaaatgaagatTTGCTAAAATTGAAGAAAGATTTACAA GAAGTTATAGAACTAACCAAAGACCTCCTGTCAACTCAACCATCAGAAACTCTTGCAAGTTCAGATAGTTTTGCTTCTGCTCAGCCCACTCATTCATGGAAAGTCGGAGACAAGTGTATGGCAATCTGGAGTGAAGATGGACA GTGTTACGAAGCGGAGATCGAGgagatagatgaagaaaatggcaCCGCTGCAATTACCTTTGCTGGTTATGGCAATGCTGAAGTGACTCCACTGTTGAACCTGAAGCCtgtagaagaaggaaggaaggcaaagGAGGACAGTGGGAATAAACCCATGTCAAA AAAGGAAATGATTGCCCAGCAGCGTgaatacaaaaagaagaaagcttTGAAAAAAGCACAGAGAATAAAAGAACTTGAACAGGAAAGAGAGGACCAGAAGGTGAAATGGCAACAATTCAACAACAGAGcctattctaaaaacaaaaaaggccag GTAAAGAGGAGTATTTTTGCTTCACCTGAGAGTGTTACTGGCAAAGTTGGAGTAGGAACTTGTGGAATTGCTGATAAACCTATGACACAGTATCAAGATACCTCTAAATACAATGTCAGGCATTTGATGCCTCAATAA